The following proteins come from a genomic window of Corallococcus sp. NCRR:
- the upp gene encoding uracil phosphoribosyltransferase — protein sequence MDFPNCTVVDHPLVKHKLTVMRRTDTSTAAFRALLEEISLLLGYEALRDLKLREEEIETPMARTTGWALDGKKLVLVPILRAGQGILDGLLQLVPSARVGHIGLYRDPESLGAVEYYYRVPANLEDRDVIVCDPMLATGNSAVAALQRVKRSRPGSLRFVCLLACPQGLTNLREHHPDVRVFTAAIDEKLDSHGYILPGLGDAGDRLFGTKSAD from the coding sequence ATGGACTTCCCGAACTGCACGGTGGTGGACCACCCCCTGGTGAAGCACAAGCTGACGGTGATGCGCCGGACGGACACGAGCACGGCGGCCTTCCGGGCGCTGCTGGAGGAGATCTCCCTCCTGCTCGGGTACGAGGCGCTGCGGGACCTGAAGCTGCGCGAGGAGGAGATTGAGACGCCCATGGCGCGCACCACGGGCTGGGCGCTGGACGGCAAGAAGCTGGTGCTGGTGCCCATCCTGAGAGCGGGGCAGGGCATCCTGGACGGCCTGCTGCAACTCGTCCCCTCCGCGCGAGTGGGCCACATCGGCCTGTACCGCGACCCGGAGTCGCTCGGAGCCGTGGAGTACTACTACCGGGTGCCCGCCAACCTGGAGGACCGCGACGTCATCGTCTGCGACCCCATGCTCGCGACGGGCAACTCCGCGGTGGCGGCGCTCCAGCGGGTGAAGCGAAGCCGCCCGGGCTCACTGCGCTTCGTATGTCTGCTCGCGTGTCCGCAGGGCCTGACGAACCTGCGCGAGCACCACCCCGACGTGCGCGTCTTCACCGCCGCCATCGACGAGAAGCTCGACTCGCACGGCTACATCCTCCCCGGCCTGGGCGACGCGGGAGACCGCCTCTTCGGCACCAAGTCGGCGGACTGA
- a CDS encoding serine protease: MKTSRFASALMALGFLACGGEPDEGAVPGVQAQEILGGGLAARYELPHQVRLHVTGAFTCGGTLIRASWVVTAAHCVQGVTPASMRIYAGDLRLGSVEADEQYRAVSRKVMHPSYDGSANDVALLQLAQPFNLSQAIQPLTLPDAPAPTGVPYVASGWGRTPNAPTSDGLKRVNLSITSTATCRDLVGSDYVNGTMLCTAPSATANVCTKDDGGPLAFNGKLYGIVSGFGSSQCNTFSVFTNVATYTPWIRNVINGT; this comes from the coding sequence ATGAAGACCTCCCGTTTCGCGTCCGCGTTGATGGCATTGGGGTTCCTCGCCTGTGGAGGGGAGCCGGATGAGGGAGCAGTCCCCGGCGTCCAGGCCCAGGAGATCCTCGGAGGAGGCCTCGCGGCCCGGTACGAGCTGCCCCACCAGGTGCGCCTCCACGTGACGGGAGCGTTCACCTGCGGGGGCACGCTCATCCGGGCCAGCTGGGTGGTGACGGCCGCCCACTGCGTCCAGGGCGTCACGCCCGCGTCCATGCGCATCTACGCGGGAGACCTGCGGCTGGGCTCGGTGGAGGCGGACGAGCAGTACCGAGCGGTGTCCCGCAAGGTGATGCACCCGTCCTACGACGGGTCCGCCAACGACGTCGCGCTCCTCCAACTCGCCCAGCCCTTCAACCTGTCCCAGGCGATACAACCGCTGACGCTGCCGGACGCGCCCGCGCCCACGGGCGTGCCGTACGTCGCGAGCGGCTGGGGCCGCACCCCGAACGCGCCCACCTCCGACGGGCTCAAGCGCGTGAACCTGAGCATCACCTCCACGGCCACCTGCCGCGACCTGGTGGGGAGCGACTACGTCAACGGCACGATGCTGTGCACGGCGCCGAGCGCCACCGCCAACGTCTGCACGAAGGACGACGGGGGCCCCCTGGCCTTCAACGGGAAGCTGTATGGGATTGTGAGCGGGTTCGGCTCCAGCCAGTGCAACACGTTCTCCGTGTTCACCAACGTGGCCACGTACACGCCGTGGATCCGCAACGTCATCAACGGGACGTGA
- a CDS encoding golvesin C-terminal-like domain-containing protein — translation MRASWRSTLMAVMLGAVFAEGVAEAEPGAQRWTENLSAGTGTSELVGTRDGLLYEPNAVMRRPEGLSRLTGLFEFPPRTLEQPVDTFRPRVQAAVGLGQGVEVDVRVRTPGGAWTEWRTATQDEAVRLPRAGTEVQVRLALIADERGRGPVVQEVSLEGWREGTGTEESLQTLAPLTYRVYATREGLVGGTTANGHVIKSNDRFVALPSRRGLASNGGSEYQVRVCYSKTAKCTTTSVWDVGPWNTKDDYWNPSSVREMWKTLPQGKPEAQAAYQDNFNGGLDQFGRRPANPAGIDLADGTFWLDLGMSNNDWVDVTYLWTSGGGSSTGLVIDSNNANNDQTKGYIQLTGTSWASSTNVAGYYGTSYLVSPGAAVSEPATFWFYLSAAGTKTVDAWWTAASDRSTAAPFIVTNASGTQLANVKVNQTLNGARWNTLGTWSFPAGWNKVQLSRWVTAGTYVVADAIQVR, via the coding sequence ATGCGCGCGTCGTGGCGGTCCACCCTGATGGCGGTGATGTTGGGCGCGGTCTTCGCGGAAGGAGTAGCGGAGGCGGAGCCCGGCGCGCAGCGCTGGACGGAGAACCTCTCCGCCGGAACGGGAACGTCGGAGCTCGTGGGCACGCGAGACGGCCTGCTCTACGAGCCCAACGCCGTGATGCGCCGTCCCGAAGGCCTGAGCCGGCTCACGGGCCTCTTCGAGTTCCCGCCGCGCACGCTCGAGCAGCCCGTGGACACCTTCCGTCCGAGAGTCCAGGCGGCGGTGGGCCTGGGGCAGGGCGTCGAAGTGGACGTGCGCGTGAGGACTCCCGGAGGCGCCTGGACTGAATGGCGCACCGCCACGCAAGACGAAGCCGTGCGCCTGCCCCGCGCGGGCACGGAGGTGCAGGTCCGCCTCGCGCTCATCGCGGACGAGCGAGGCCGCGGTCCGGTGGTCCAGGAGGTGAGCCTGGAGGGCTGGCGCGAAGGCACCGGCACGGAAGAGTCACTCCAGACGCTCGCGCCGCTGACCTACCGCGTCTACGCCACCCGTGAGGGCCTGGTGGGCGGCACGACGGCGAACGGCCACGTCATCAAGTCCAACGACCGCTTCGTCGCGCTGCCGTCGCGGCGCGGCCTCGCGTCCAACGGAGGCTCCGAGTACCAGGTGCGCGTCTGTTATTCGAAGACGGCCAAATGCACGACGACGTCCGTCTGGGACGTGGGCCCGTGGAACACGAAGGACGACTACTGGAACCCGTCCAGCGTGCGCGAGATGTGGAAGACGCTGCCGCAGGGCAAGCCGGAGGCGCAGGCGGCGTACCAGGACAACTTCAACGGCGGGTTGGACCAGTTCGGCCGCCGGCCGGCGAACCCCGCGGGCATCGACCTCGCGGACGGCACGTTCTGGTTGGACCTGGGCATGTCGAACAACGACTGGGTGGACGTGACGTACCTGTGGACGTCCGGCGGCGGCTCGTCGACGGGGCTCGTCATCGACAGCAACAACGCGAACAACGACCAGACGAAGGGCTACATCCAGCTCACGGGCACCAGCTGGGCGTCCTCCACGAACGTCGCGGGCTACTACGGCACCAGCTACCTGGTGTCCCCGGGAGCGGCGGTGTCGGAGCCGGCGACGTTCTGGTTCTATCTGTCCGCGGCGGGAACGAAGACGGTGGACGCGTGGTGGACGGCGGCGAGCGACCGCTCCACGGCCGCGCCCTTCATCGTCACGAACGCCTCCGGCACGCAGCTGGCGAACGTGAAGGTGAACCAGACCCTCAATGGCGCCAGGTGGAACACGCTCGGCACGTGGAGCTTCCCGGCGGGGTGGAACAAGGTCCAGCTGAGCCGGTGGGTGACGGCGGGGACCTACGTGGTCGCGGACGCCATCCAGGTCCGTTAG
- a CDS encoding class I SAM-dependent methyltransferase, with amino-acid sequence MASLRTVLPPPVEEPQLYTDLASWWPMFSPPEEYCEEAEDLLPMLRPEEGPARTMLELGSGGGSLAYHLKKHFTLTLTDRSAEMVAVSRKVNPECEHRVGDMRTLRLGRTFDRVMVHDAIMYAVAREDARATVLTAAAHCRAGGRVVLLPDCVRETFEPLTESGGHDGPDGRGMRYLMWTWDPDPDDETFETAFAYLLREADGTVSMSQERHRFGLFRRDDWLEWMREAGCPATTRRDPWNREVFIGVREQD; translated from the coding sequence ATGGCGTCGTTGCGCACCGTGCTCCCGCCTCCCGTGGAGGAGCCCCAGCTCTACACCGACCTTGCCTCCTGGTGGCCCATGTTCTCGCCACCGGAGGAGTACTGCGAGGAGGCGGAGGACCTGCTCCCCATGTTGCGCCCGGAGGAGGGTCCGGCGCGCACGATGCTGGAGCTGGGCTCGGGCGGAGGCAGTCTGGCCTACCACCTGAAGAAGCACTTCACGCTGACGCTGACGGACCGCTCGGCGGAGATGGTGGCGGTGAGCCGCAAGGTGAATCCGGAGTGCGAGCACCGCGTGGGGGACATGCGCACGCTGCGGCTGGGGCGCACGTTCGACCGGGTGATGGTGCACGACGCCATCATGTACGCGGTGGCGCGCGAGGACGCGCGAGCCACGGTCCTCACCGCGGCGGCGCACTGCCGTGCGGGAGGCCGGGTGGTGCTGCTGCCGGACTGCGTGCGTGAGACCTTCGAGCCCCTCACCGAGTCCGGAGGCCACGACGGGCCGGACGGGCGCGGAATGCGCTACCTCATGTGGACGTGGGATCCGGATCCGGACGACGAGACGTTCGAGACCGCGTTCGCCTATCTGCTGAGGGAAGCGGACGGAACGGTGAGCATGTCGCAGGAGCGCCACCGCTTCGGACTGTTCCGCCGGGACGACTGGCTCGAATGGATGCGGGAGGCCGGCTGTCCCGCGACGACGCGCAGGGACCCCTGGAACCGGGAAGTCTTCATCGGAGTGCGGGAGCAGGACTGA
- a CDS encoding CapA family protein, whose product MRGWGALLVFIPLWGMAAPARVELVFGGDVIPHGEVKSVAKAHARAGNHEGWDHVFGPLSDVLRTADVGVVNLETPVTANTKAFTKELVFNAPPAMAQALVNAGVKVVSTGNNHARDQHVEGLVETLRHLDAAGLRHTGTGTTQDAAWEPVFMEVRGIKLGFLSFTRSLNGFSNPKEADAPHVALLPYPEHASRRGLKPEEALERVRAAAAKCDALFVMGHWGREYTDTPHPLDRALGQSFLEAGAFAVIGHHPHVLQPLEAYTTKSGRQGFIAYSLGNLVANQARFYRHVKGQLGKDGDKRDTLLLRVGVTRAEPGAPVSLAEVSVLPVWIENNAQGRKAKAKRNIQPVLIDREMEEVSRRLAALTQRTAKPDKAARAEKAALEQRLTNARYRRERILRMLSAEFQVATPELRRRALTAQTAP is encoded by the coding sequence ATGCGAGGGTGGGGGGCCCTGCTGGTGTTCATCCCGTTGTGGGGGATGGCCGCGCCCGCGCGGGTGGAGCTCGTCTTTGGCGGAGACGTGATTCCGCACGGCGAGGTGAAGTCGGTGGCGAAGGCCCACGCGCGCGCTGGAAACCACGAGGGCTGGGACCACGTCTTCGGCCCGCTGTCGGACGTGCTGCGAACTGCGGACGTGGGCGTGGTGAACCTGGAGACGCCCGTCACGGCCAACACGAAGGCCTTCACGAAGGAGCTGGTCTTCAACGCGCCCCCCGCGATGGCGCAGGCCCTGGTGAACGCCGGAGTCAAGGTGGTGTCCACGGGCAACAACCACGCAAGGGATCAGCACGTGGAAGGCCTGGTGGAGACGCTGCGGCACCTGGACGCGGCGGGGCTGCGCCACACGGGAACGGGGACGACCCAAGACGCGGCCTGGGAGCCGGTCTTCATGGAGGTGCGAGGCATCAAGCTGGGCTTCCTCTCCTTCACGAGGAGCCTGAACGGCTTCAGCAACCCGAAGGAAGCGGACGCGCCGCACGTGGCGCTGTTGCCCTATCCGGAGCACGCATCAAGAAGGGGACTGAAACCAGAGGAAGCCCTGGAGCGGGTGCGAGCCGCAGCGGCGAAATGCGACGCGCTCTTCGTGATGGGGCACTGGGGGCGCGAGTACACGGACACGCCGCATCCGTTGGACCGGGCCTTGGGTCAGTCCTTCCTGGAAGCCGGAGCCTTCGCGGTCATCGGCCACCATCCGCACGTGCTCCAGCCCTTGGAGGCCTACACGACGAAGTCCGGGCGCCAGGGTTTCATCGCCTACTCCCTGGGCAACCTGGTGGCGAACCAGGCGCGCTTCTACCGGCACGTGAAGGGGCAACTGGGGAAGGACGGAGACAAGAGGGACACGCTGCTCCTGAGAGTCGGAGTGACCCGCGCGGAGCCCGGAGCCCCGGTGTCCCTGGCGGAAGTCTCCGTGTTGCCGGTCTGGATTGAGAACAACGCCCAGGGCCGCAAGGCGAAGGCGAAGCGGAACATCCAACCGGTGCTCATCGACCGCGAGATGGAAGAGGTCTCGCGAAGGTTGGCGGCCCTCACCCAGCGCACCGCGAAGCCCGACAAGGCGGCCCGAGCCGAGAAGGCCGCCCTGGAGCAACGTCTGACGAACGCCCGTTACCGCCGCGAACGCATCCTGAGGATGCTGTCCGCGGAGTTCCAGGTGGCCACCCCGGAGCTGAGGCGAAGAGCGCTGACGGCTCAAACCGCGCCCTGA
- a CDS encoding membrane dipeptidase produces MSHPLPWFRWSPLALTLAASLSCAPTEDLEPPPQPTTQKQGVDVPGFAELHHHMFAEEAFGGGWFHGGVNGALDTCDGGWPESDHARVRMDLSGLLNLCPNSGGVDLSGVPVLSQLFGVAGAVGSEFIGKIEGTQGDTGLHMGRRQPGTEWPRWDTIAHQQSWGGWLKQAHQGGMSLVVVSAVSNGFLCEALPPQNRKRACDEMMDVEVQLQMAHAFDAANDWVEIALSPADARRIISQGKLAMVLSIETSKLFGAKDWRAELNRFQALGVRTLQPVHQLDNRFGGAAPHNAIFQAAQFLENCHIDTDCGLTGNGFTLGFDVDAQCRNVKGLTADGQQLLQAMMDKGMLIDLAHLSEKGVRDAYAVSQANRYYPLFISHGHFREVMNGKLAQNEKTTPAWVVQMLRRTGGMFGLRTAHDETRTYTPANIANDCQGSSRSFAQAYEYGRQGLKVPMAFGADFNGFIQQTRPRFGPNGACSAGFQAEADAQAHQQELEAPGRLGTPFDEQGLAHVGLLPDLLRDVRNLGADTTPLDRSAELFIRMWERTASTARNGSMADPALDIDTGGIAPWVPPDERERAYPTVCGKAYAPDSKTLGQGCRFDDECQSEQCTSVLCATFDGRCVCNDDGDCGASRYCQNDIPANPGDNDCVDRKTDGTSCSRDGQCLSGACGGCFNAVGWCYTPRSKAYGQTCKSDRECTTDRCSADCYLNPTGSCLCDSDSHCGANQFCGWGLNSGKCVNKRSRGAACSSDRECASGTCRWSFTCK; encoded by the coding sequence GTGTCCCATCCCCTCCCATGGTTCCGCTGGAGCCCCCTGGCGCTGACGTTGGCGGCCTCCCTCTCCTGTGCCCCCACCGAGGACCTGGAGCCCCCGCCTCAACCCACCACGCAGAAGCAGGGTGTGGACGTGCCGGGCTTCGCCGAGCTGCACCACCACATGTTCGCCGAGGAGGCCTTCGGAGGCGGCTGGTTCCACGGCGGCGTCAACGGCGCGCTCGACACCTGTGACGGAGGCTGGCCCGAGAGCGACCACGCCCGCGTCCGCATGGACCTGAGCGGCCTGCTCAACCTGTGTCCCAACTCTGGAGGCGTGGACCTGAGCGGAGTCCCCGTCCTGTCCCAGCTCTTCGGAGTCGCGGGAGCGGTGGGCTCGGAGTTCATCGGCAAGATTGAAGGCACGCAAGGGGACACCGGCCTGCACATGGGCCGCCGCCAGCCCGGCACGGAGTGGCCCCGCTGGGACACCATCGCCCACCAGCAGTCCTGGGGCGGGTGGCTCAAGCAGGCGCACCAGGGCGGCATGTCGCTGGTGGTGGTGTCCGCGGTGAGCAACGGCTTCCTCTGCGAAGCGCTGCCCCCACAGAACCGCAAGCGCGCCTGTGACGAGATGATGGACGTGGAGGTCCAGCTCCAGATGGCCCACGCCTTCGACGCGGCCAACGACTGGGTGGAGATCGCCCTGTCACCCGCGGACGCAAGGCGGATCATCTCGCAGGGCAAGCTCGCCATGGTCCTCTCCATCGAGACCAGCAAGCTCTTCGGCGCGAAGGACTGGCGAGCGGAGCTGAACCGCTTCCAGGCGTTGGGCGTGCGAACCCTCCAGCCCGTGCACCAGCTGGACAATCGCTTCGGCGGAGCGGCTCCGCACAACGCCATCTTCCAGGCCGCGCAGTTCCTGGAGAACTGCCACATCGACACCGACTGCGGCCTCACCGGCAACGGCTTCACGCTGGGCTTCGACGTGGACGCCCAGTGCCGCAACGTGAAGGGCCTCACCGCGGACGGCCAGCAGCTCCTCCAGGCGATGATGGACAAGGGCATGCTCATCGACCTGGCGCACCTGTCGGAGAAGGGCGTGCGTGACGCGTACGCCGTCTCCCAGGCGAACCGCTACTACCCGCTCTTCATCAGCCACGGCCACTTCCGCGAGGTGATGAACGGCAAGCTCGCCCAGAACGAGAAGACCACGCCCGCCTGGGTGGTGCAGATGCTCCGCCGCACGGGCGGCATGTTCGGCCTGCGCACCGCGCACGACGAGACGCGCACGTACACGCCCGCGAACATCGCCAACGACTGCCAGGGCTCCAGCCGCTCCTTCGCGCAGGCCTACGAGTACGGCCGCCAGGGCCTCAAGGTCCCCATGGCCTTCGGCGCGGACTTCAACGGCTTCATCCAGCAGACGCGGCCCCGCTTCGGACCCAACGGCGCGTGCTCCGCGGGCTTCCAGGCGGAAGCGGACGCGCAGGCCCACCAGCAGGAGCTGGAGGCACCGGGCCGGCTGGGCACGCCGTTCGACGAGCAGGGCCTGGCCCACGTCGGCCTCCTGCCGGACCTGCTTCGGGACGTGCGCAACCTGGGCGCGGACACCACGCCGCTGGACCGCTCGGCGGAGCTGTTCATCCGCATGTGGGAGCGCACCGCGAGCACCGCGCGCAACGGCAGCATGGCGGACCCCGCGCTGGACATCGACACGGGAGGCATCGCGCCGTGGGTGCCGCCGGACGAGCGCGAGAGGGCGTACCCCACCGTCTGCGGCAAGGCCTACGCACCGGACTCCAAGACGCTGGGCCAGGGCTGCCGCTTCGACGACGAATGCCAGAGCGAGCAGTGCACGTCCGTGCTCTGCGCCACCTTCGATGGCCGCTGCGTCTGCAATGACGACGGGGACTGCGGCGCGTCCCGCTACTGCCAGAACGACATCCCGGCCAACCCCGGCGACAACGACTGCGTGGACCGCAAGACGGACGGCACGTCGTGCAGCCGCGACGGCCAGTGTCTCTCCGGAGCGTGTGGAGGCTGCTTCAACGCGGTGGGCTGGTGCTACACGCCGCGCTCCAAGGCCTACGGTCAGACCTGCAAGTCCGACCGCGAGTGCACCACCGACCGCTGCAGCGCGGACTGCTACCTGAACCCCACGGGCAGCTGCCTCTGCGACAGCGACTCGCACTGCGGAGCGAACCAGTTCTGCGGCTGGGGGCTCAACTCCGGCAAGTGCGTGAACAAGCGGAGCCGGGGAGCGGCCTGCTCCAGCGATCGCGAGTGCGCCTCCGGCACCTGCCGCTGGTCGTTCACCTGCAAGTAG
- a CDS encoding chloride channel protein: protein MTLSGSARALGQWLLLGAIVGGVCGVASAVFLALLEEATEFRLAHESLVYALPLAGLVLGAVYGRWGASIRGGNNLVLDTVHAGDAVIPLRMAPMVLLGTVLTHLFGGSAGREGTAVQMGASLADQIAWRFRVTPDTRRELLAAGIAGGFGSVFGTPLAGTVFGLEVVCVGRLGYEALLPALTAAVVGDLVTRGLGIHHTAYPAPQALALTLPVLGKWLVFAVGIAGVAVAFIEGTHGLKRVLERRVPWLPVRMALGGLGVVGLWKLAGTSDYLGLGVPGILRAFEDVSLPWGAFAWKLVFTVVTLGAGFLGGEVTPLFFIGAALGNVLARLLGLPVDLGAAVGMAALFAAAANTPLALSLMAVELVGASVLPHVAIVATVAYLLTGHRGIYPSQRIARKKLGGPLLDRVVALRDLHEAPRKESEAPR from the coding sequence ATGACCCTCTCCGGGAGTGCTCGAGCGCTGGGCCAGTGGCTGCTGTTGGGCGCCATCGTGGGGGGCGTGTGCGGCGTGGCGTCCGCGGTGTTCCTGGCGCTGTTGGAAGAGGCCACGGAGTTCCGGCTGGCGCATGAATCGCTGGTGTACGCGCTGCCCTTGGCGGGACTCGTTCTGGGTGCGGTGTACGGCCGGTGGGGTGCGTCCATCCGGGGCGGCAACAACCTGGTGCTGGACACGGTGCATGCGGGCGACGCGGTGATTCCCCTTCGCATGGCGCCCATGGTGCTGCTGGGCACGGTGCTCACGCACCTGTTCGGCGGGAGCGCGGGACGTGAGGGCACCGCCGTGCAGATGGGCGCGAGCCTGGCGGACCAGATTGCCTGGCGCTTCCGCGTGACGCCGGACACCCGGCGCGAGTTGCTGGCTGCGGGCATCGCGGGTGGCTTCGGTTCGGTGTTCGGCACGCCTCTGGCGGGCACGGTGTTCGGGCTGGAGGTCGTGTGCGTGGGCCGGCTGGGTTACGAGGCGCTCCTGCCCGCGCTCACGGCCGCTGTCGTGGGGGACCTGGTGACTCGCGGGCTGGGCATCCATCACACCGCGTATCCGGCGCCCCAGGCGCTGGCGCTGACGTTGCCCGTGCTGGGCAAGTGGCTGGTGTTCGCGGTGGGGATCGCGGGCGTGGCGGTGGCCTTCATCGAGGGCACGCATGGGCTGAAGCGGGTCCTGGAGCGCCGTGTGCCGTGGCTTCCCGTGCGCATGGCCCTGGGCGGACTGGGGGTGGTGGGGCTCTGGAAGCTCGCGGGCACCAGCGACTACCTGGGCCTGGGCGTGCCCGGCATCCTTCGCGCGTTCGAGGATGTGTCGCTGCCCTGGGGCGCGTTCGCGTGGAAGCTCGTGTTCACGGTGGTGACGTTGGGCGCGGGGTTCCTCGGAGGTGAGGTGACTCCGCTGTTCTTCATTGGCGCGGCGCTGGGCAATGTCCTCGCCCGGCTGTTGGGGCTGCCGGTGGACCTGGGCGCCGCAGTGGGGATGGCGGCGCTGTTCGCCGCGGCGGCCAATACGCCGCTCGCGCTGTCTCTGATGGCGGTGGAGCTGGTGGGCGCTTCCGTGCTGCCTCACGTGGCCATCGTCGCCACGGTGGCGTACCTGCTCACCGGCCACCGGGGCATCTATCCGTCGCAGCGCATCGCCCGGAAGAAGCTGGGCGGGCCTCTGCTGGACCGTGTCGTCGCGTTGCGCGACCTGCATGAGGCGCCCCGGAAGGAATCCGAGGCGCCTCGCTGA
- a CDS encoding SGNH/GDSL hydrolase family protein, whose protein sequence is MSVRRSGLSLAAVLAATTLGGTAMASTINQNTSWTINRSASQTYRVVAYGDSIFAGYNGGISSVGRRAAPVVEGEYAAKKWGTNVEVIRRTKSGAKADDIYNNKIVSERSYMQDSRTRVVMFEMCGNDYLQARSAFTDQTGTCNYSGLQNALSTCTTYMERAMQTINQYATTAKVKVISNIYYPGYDADNVLTSCTDSATGQKVNKQQYFLPLLARSNWRACNLAAKYGFKCADAFAEMMASDYDRNGDGQIDSAAIAYRAGETEDAYVQRISVTLRSTLRDANGHLANSSTSYDYIQSDNTHPTYTGSTISVNIFSGSGSGSGAPSYTDTQVVNGKNPDWNKFGHERMGWSISTFDPATP, encoded by the coding sequence ATGTCCGTTCGTCGCAGCGGGCTGTCCCTCGCCGCCGTCCTCGCCGCCACCACCCTCGGTGGCACCGCGATGGCCAGCACCATCAACCAGAACACGTCGTGGACCATCAACCGCTCGGCGTCGCAGACGTACCGGGTGGTGGCCTACGGCGACTCCATCTTTGCCGGCTACAACGGCGGCATCTCCAGCGTGGGGCGTCGTGCGGCCCCGGTGGTGGAGGGTGAGTACGCGGCGAAGAAGTGGGGCACCAACGTGGAGGTCATCCGCCGCACGAAGTCCGGCGCGAAGGCGGACGACATCTACAACAACAAGATCGTCTCCGAGCGCTCCTACATGCAGGACTCCCGCACGCGCGTCGTGATGTTCGAGATGTGCGGCAACGACTACCTGCAGGCCCGCAGCGCGTTCACCGACCAGACGGGGACGTGCAACTACAGCGGCCTGCAGAACGCGCTGTCGACCTGCACCACGTACATGGAGCGGGCGATGCAGACCATCAACCAGTACGCGACCACCGCGAAGGTGAAGGTCATCTCCAACATCTATTACCCCGGCTATGACGCGGACAACGTGCTGACCTCCTGCACGGACTCGGCGACGGGCCAGAAGGTGAACAAGCAGCAGTACTTCCTGCCGCTGCTGGCGCGCAGCAACTGGCGCGCCTGCAACCTGGCGGCGAAGTACGGCTTCAAGTGCGCGGACGCCTTCGCGGAGATGATGGCCTCCGACTACGACCGCAACGGTGACGGCCAGATTGACTCCGCCGCCATCGCCTACCGCGCCGGCGAGACCGAGGACGCCTACGTGCAGCGCATCAGCGTCACCCTGCGCAGCACGCTGCGCGACGCGAACGGCCACCTGGCGAACAGCAGCACCAGCTACGACTACATCCAGTCGGACAACACGCACCCGACGTACACGGGCTCCACCATCAGCGTGAACATCTTCTCCGGCTCCGGTTCCGGCTCCGGGGCGCCGTCCTACACGGACACCCAGGTCGTCAACGGCAAGAACCCGGACTGGAACAAGTTCGGCCACGAGCGCATGGGCTGGAGCATCTCCACGTTCGACCCCGCGACGCCGTGA
- a CDS encoding macro domain-containing protein, producing MNAWLLTEVFSTLVLEGRTMLPEKIYLIDLQPQLVRAWDEAFDAFDFVAVRQEDFFAVPADAMVSPANSFGIMDGGLDLAIRDTLGLQVQDAVQRAIVEHHHGELPVGAAVVVPSGDARWPFLVAAPTMRIPESVSQTVNAYLAFRAALLAVKRHNEAAGAPVIRTLVCPGLGTGIGGMDARRCATQMLLALKHVLAPARIPSFRDIHLTHRALRTG from the coding sequence TTGAACGCCTGGCTGCTGACCGAGGTGTTCTCGACCTTGGTGCTAGAGGGGCGGACCATGCTCCCCGAGAAGATCTACCTCATCGACCTCCAGCCTCAGCTGGTGAGGGCCTGGGACGAGGCCTTCGACGCGTTCGACTTCGTCGCCGTGCGGCAGGAGGACTTCTTCGCCGTCCCCGCGGACGCGATGGTCAGCCCGGCCAATAGCTTCGGCATCATGGATGGAGGACTCGACCTGGCAATCCGGGACACCCTGGGCCTCCAGGTACAGGACGCCGTCCAACGGGCCATCGTGGAGCACCATCATGGTGAGCTCCCCGTCGGCGCCGCCGTGGTCGTGCCTTCGGGTGATGCCCGCTGGCCGTTTCTCGTTGCCGCGCCGACCATGCGCATTCCGGAGAGCGTCTCTCAGACCGTCAATGCGTACCTGGCGTTCCGGGCCGCTCTTCTCGCGGTGAAGCGGCACAACGAAGCCGCTGGCGCTCCTGTCATCCGGACGCTGGTGTGTCCCGGCCTGGGCACCGGGATTGGCGGGATGGATGCCCGGCGGTGCGCGACGCAGATGCTGCTGGCGCTGAAGCATGTGCTCGCGCCGGCCCGCATCCCCTCCTTCCGCGACATCCATCTCACCCACCGTGCACTGCGCACCGGATAG